The Acidimicrobiales bacterium genome includes a window with the following:
- a CDS encoding glycosyltransferase: MVPCLDEEATIGGVVAGFRSALPSCTVYVYDNGSTDDTARRAAEAGAVVRSEPVPGKGAVVRRMFADVDADLYVMADGDGTYDAARATELVKRLVDDDLDMVVGARTGVTVDAGRTGHAVGNRLFNGLYRALFGSGFTDILSGYRAFSRRFVKSFPAVSTGFEVETEMSVHASQLRLPVAEVDVDYGTRPDGSTSKLRTVADGTNILRAMLVLLKDNRPLAFFGWLAAACWAVAVALAVPLAVTYAETGLVPRLPTAVLATGLTLLGLLLITSGMIMDSIARARLEAKRLAYLRWSGSESGVSP; the protein is encoded by the coding sequence TTGGTTCCCTGCCTCGATGAGGAGGCCACCATCGGTGGCGTGGTCGCCGGCTTCCGGTCCGCCCTGCCCAGTTGCACCGTGTACGTCTACGACAACGGCTCCACCGACGACACGGCCCGACGGGCCGCCGAGGCCGGAGCCGTGGTCCGTTCCGAGCCCGTCCCCGGTAAGGGCGCTGTCGTGCGCCGGATGTTTGCCGACGTGGACGCCGACCTGTACGTCATGGCTGACGGCGACGGCACCTACGACGCGGCGCGGGCTACCGAGTTGGTCAAGCGACTCGTCGACGACGATCTCGACATGGTGGTCGGTGCCCGTACCGGGGTCACCGTCGATGCCGGACGAACCGGGCACGCCGTCGGCAACCGCCTGTTCAACGGCCTTTACCGGGCCTTGTTCGGGTCCGGCTTCACCGACATCCTGTCCGGCTACCGGGCCTTCTCCCGGCGGTTCGTGAAGAGCTTCCCCGCCGTGTCCACCGGCTTCGAGGTGGAAACCGAGATGTCGGTCCACGCCTCCCAACTGCGCCTCCCGGTGGCTGAGGTCGACGTCGACTACGGCACCCGGCCCGACGGATCAACCAGCAAACTGCGGACGGTGGCCGACGGCACCAACATCCTGCGGGCCATGCTGGTGCTACTCAAGGACAACCGACCACTGGCCTTCTTTGGCTGGCTGGCCGCTGCCTGCTGGGCCGTTGCGGTGGCCCTCGCCGTGCCACTGGCTGTCACGTATGCCGAGACCGGCCTGGTGCCGCGGCTACCGACCGCCGTGCTGGCCACCGGGCTGACCCTGTTGGGCCTGCTGCTCATCACATCGGGGATGATCATGGACTCAATCGCCCGGGCCCGCCTGGAGGCCAAACGCCTCGCCTACCTGCGCTGGTCAGGCTCCGAATCTGGTGTAAGCCCTTAG
- a CDS encoding glycosyltransferase: MPAAFRPFGVRRRTLRSAWMLLRSGDLAGFARRLWRRLAGLWGALGARDDPIDYGEWRNRWVDLTERDREVVAGWQSATRFAVSVGDGPPDAVAATVGSLGTQLHKQWAVGSEAEDADWVLDLEAGVVLHPAAMATIARVVDADPGLSLVYADHDHLDDGGRPTDPCFLPDWNPDLFDGLGRIGALVARHRTVPSEQVTGLDGAVVYHLPFVLASRPVRLRDADSVPVRYRWPVGDPPPRVSVVVPTRDRGRLLEACLTSLRDRTRYPDVEVVVVDHESSERRARRLIDGLVDDPGTVVVPFSGPFNFAAMCNRGVAAASGEVVVLLNNDTEVIASDWLDEFVGQLARPEVGVVGALLLFGDGTIQHAGVHPGVGGLMGHGHKHWPGADAGYHGRLTVAHEVAAVTGACLGTTRELWDRLGGLDEERLAVAYNDIDLCLKARTVGLRVVLAPHAVLHHHESVSRGYDDDPTRRARLSAEVATMEERWGDLLHTDPAHNPNLARKGDGFSVAAQPRVIRPWRPDDQTEHLP; the protein is encoded by the coding sequence GTGCCGGCTGCTTTCCGACCGTTCGGCGTCCGCCGTCGGACGCTCAGGAGCGCCTGGATGCTTCTGCGGTCCGGTGACCTGGCCGGGTTCGCCCGGCGGCTCTGGAGGCGCCTGGCGGGCCTCTGGGGCGCCCTAGGAGCCCGCGACGACCCGATTGACTACGGAGAGTGGCGGAATCGGTGGGTGGACCTCACGGAACGGGACCGAGAAGTGGTGGCCGGATGGCAGTCGGCGACACGGTTCGCCGTATCGGTGGGCGACGGACCGCCAGACGCGGTAGCCGCCACGGTCGGGTCCCTGGGGACCCAGTTGCACAAACAGTGGGCGGTCGGGTCAGAGGCCGAGGATGCCGACTGGGTGTTGGACTTGGAGGCAGGGGTGGTGCTCCACCCGGCGGCGATGGCCACCATTGCCCGGGTCGTAGATGCCGACCCGGGCCTGAGCCTGGTGTACGCCGACCACGACCACCTCGATGATGGGGGGCGGCCAACCGATCCGTGTTTCCTTCCCGACTGGAACCCGGACCTGTTCGACGGGCTAGGTCGGATCGGTGCCCTGGTGGCCCGCCACCGAACGGTGCCTTCCGAGCAGGTAACCGGCCTGGACGGCGCGGTGGTCTACCACCTGCCGTTCGTGCTGGCATCACGTCCTGTCCGGCTACGCGATGCCGACTCGGTGCCGGTTCGCTACCGGTGGCCGGTTGGCGACCCGCCGCCGCGTGTGTCGGTGGTCGTCCCGACCCGGGACCGGGGGCGCCTTCTGGAGGCCTGCCTGACCAGCTTGCGCGACCGCACCCGGTACCCGGATGTGGAGGTCGTGGTGGTCGACCACGAGTCCAGCGAAAGGCGAGCCCGAAGGCTGATCGATGGGTTGGTCGACGACCCGGGCACCGTGGTGGTGCCATTCTCGGGACCGTTCAACTTTGCGGCGATGTGCAACCGGGGGGTCGCTGCGGCCTCCGGCGAGGTGGTGGTGCTGCTCAACAACGACACCGAGGTGATAGCCAGTGACTGGCTCGACGAGTTCGTGGGCCAGTTGGCCCGCCCGGAGGTCGGGGTGGTCGGGGCGTTGCTGTTGTTCGGCGATGGGACGATCCAGCACGCCGGCGTGCACCCGGGGGTGGGTGGTCTGATGGGTCACGGCCACAAGCATTGGCCGGGTGCCGACGCCGGCTACCACGGGCGCCTCACCGTGGCCCACGAGGTTGCGGCGGTGACCGGGGCCTGTCTGGGCACGACACGAGAGTTGTGGGACCGCCTAGGCGGGTTGGACGAAGAACGCCTGGCTGTGGCCTACAACGACATCGACCTGTGCCTGAAGGCCCGGACAGTCGGCTTACGGGTGGTTCTGGCACCCCACGCGGTGCTGCACCACCATGAGTCGGTGTCGCGGGGCTACGACGACGATCCAACCCGCCGGGCCCGCCTGTCCGCCGAGGTGGCAACCATGGAGGAACGGTGGGGCGACCTCCTGCACACCGACCCGGCCCACAACCCGAATCTGGCCCGTAAGGGCGACGGGTTTTCCGTCGCTGCCCAACCCCGAGTTATCCGACCTTGGCGACCAGATGACCAAACGGAGCATTTACCATGA
- a CDS encoding FAD-dependent oxidoreductase, with translation MQPTRFVIIGGGPGGNTAASYAARHGAEVVMIEKDVVGGAAHLWDCIPSKAMIATGGAMSFLARAEGMGLGDVNPRIDVDNLATRLATIEQRLHRSTTSLLESQNVRLIEGTGSLKGPHQVVAETADGLEEIEADVVVLSTGSRPRIPDWAPVDGERVLTTRDAYPPDEMPEHAIIIGSGVTGVEFVHMFASFGCDVTLVVSRQQVLPAKDPEVAAALEADFLRRNVKLFKGARAQSVERDGDRVSVHCDDGRMATGSHVILAVGSIPNSEGLGLDTVGIETDGGYIPIDPYCRTSVPHIYAAGDVSGKLPLSSVAQMQGRKIAEHAMGVVDDRSHRVLDYDKAASAVFTEPEIADVGLAEADAFAEGRKIRVTKVPFSASPKAIINDDPRGFIKIVSDPATGVVLGGSIVGRHAAELIAIVALAVTAGLTVHDIQESLFVHPTLAEALADAAE, from the coding sequence GTGCAACCCACACGATTTGTGATAATTGGCGGCGGCCCCGGAGGCAACACCGCTGCGAGCTATGCCGCCCGCCACGGCGCCGAAGTCGTAATGATCGAAAAGGACGTCGTCGGTGGCGCCGCCCACCTGTGGGACTGCATCCCGTCCAAGGCCATGATCGCCACCGGCGGTGCCATGTCGTTCCTGGCCCGGGCCGAGGGAATGGGCCTCGGCGACGTCAACCCCCGCATCGACGTAGACAACCTGGCCACCCGCCTGGCCACCATCGAACAGCGCCTGCACCGGTCCACGACCTCGCTGCTCGAAAGCCAGAACGTCCGCCTGATCGAGGGCACCGGCTCGCTCAAGGGCCCCCACCAGGTGGTGGCCGAAACAGCCGACGGCCTCGAGGAAATCGAAGCCGACGTAGTCGTTCTATCGACTGGCAGCCGTCCACGCATCCCCGACTGGGCACCCGTCGACGGCGAACGCGTCCTCACCACCCGCGACGCCTACCCACCCGATGAGATGCCCGAGCACGCGATCATCATCGGCTCCGGCGTCACCGGCGTGGAGTTCGTCCACATGTTCGCATCGTTTGGCTGCGACGTCACCCTGGTGGTCAGCCGCCAACAGGTCCTCCCGGCCAAGGACCCTGAAGTCGCCGCCGCCCTCGAAGCCGACTTCCTACGTCGGAACGTCAAACTCTTCAAGGGGGCCCGGGCCCAGTCCGTCGAACGCGACGGCGACCGGGTCTCGGTGCACTGCGACGACGGCCGAATGGCCACCGGCAGCCACGTGATCCTGGCCGTCGGCTCCATCCCCAACAGTGAAGGCCTGGGCCTCGACACTGTCGGCATTGAAACGGACGGCGGCTACATACCCATCGACCCCTACTGCCGCACCAGTGTCCCGCACATCTACGCCGCCGGAGACGTTTCCGGCAAGCTCCCGCTCTCGTCGGTGGCCCAGATGCAGGGCCGCAAGATCGCCGAGCACGCCATGGGCGTCGTCGACGACCGATCCCATCGGGTCCTGGACTACGACAAGGCCGCCTCAGCGGTATTCACCGAACCGGAAATCGCCGACGTGGGCCTCGCCGAGGCTGACGCCTTCGCCGAAGGCCGCAAGATCCGGGTCACCAAGGTGCCGTTCTCGGCATCACCCAAGGCAATCATCAACGACGACCCGCGGGGCTTCATCAAAATCGTGTCCGACCCGGCCACCGGGGTGGTACTGGGTGGGTCCATTGTTGGGCGCCACGCCGCTGAACTCATCGCGATCGTGGCCCTGGCCGTCACCGCCGGGCTGACCGTGCACGACATCCAAGAGAGCCTGTTCGTGCACCCCACGTTGGCCGAGGCGCTGGCCGACGCCGCCGAGTAG
- a CDS encoding acetyl-CoA carboxylase biotin carboxylase subunit produces the protein MFTKVLIANRGEIAVRVIRACREMGVATVAVYSDLDRDALHARLADEAYALGGQTAAESYLDTEAILSAIDRSGADAVHPGYGFFSENADFARAVTDRGVTFIGPPPEAIEVMGDKISARLAAEKVGVHSVPGTTDFITDPDQVRAFGAEHGYPIAIKAAYGGGGRGMKVVADESAIADAIESAQREALAYFARDEIYMERYLTAPRHIEIQVLADTHGNAVYLGERDCSAQRRHQKLIEEAPAPDLPDDVRTAMGEAAVAVALGCGYTNAGTVEFLYEDGAFHYLEMNTRLQVEHPVTELVTGLDLVEQQLRIASGEPLDFGQDDVTITGHAIEVRINAEDPAGGAFLPSPGRIDALRVPDGFGIRFDGGYEAGDEVSQYYDNLVGKLVVWGRSRDVAIRRTLRALADFEIRGVATTIPADIAILEHPDFSAVAHSTKWVEETLDLSDVSADACPAGTDDVSTVRQDISVEVDGRRFAVSMWVPEAAPTVGPAARTRAKRSGGGAGNLGNGRVAVPMQGTIIKVLVAVGDSVDAGDPVCVLEAMKMENNVAADKAGTVTEVLVGPGDSVGSGDVVVVIE, from the coding sequence GTGTTCACCAAGGTACTGATCGCAAACCGCGGCGAAATCGCCGTCCGGGTCATCCGGGCGTGCCGGGAGATGGGCGTGGCCACGGTCGCCGTCTACTCCGATCTCGACCGTGACGCCCTCCATGCCCGTCTAGCCGACGAGGCCTACGCCCTCGGGGGTCAGACAGCCGCCGAGAGCTACCTCGACACCGAGGCCATCCTTTCGGCCATCGACCGGAGCGGCGCCGACGCGGTGCATCCCGGCTACGGCTTCTTCTCGGAGAATGCCGACTTCGCCCGGGCGGTGACTGACCGCGGGGTGACCTTCATCGGCCCGCCCCCGGAGGCCATCGAGGTGATGGGCGACAAGATCAGCGCCCGGTTGGCCGCTGAGAAGGTCGGCGTCCACAGCGTTCCGGGCACCACCGACTTCATCACCGACCCCGACCAGGTGCGGGCGTTTGGCGCCGAACACGGCTACCCGATAGCCATCAAGGCGGCCTACGGCGGCGGCGGCCGGGGGATGAAAGTGGTGGCCGACGAGTCGGCTATCGCCGATGCCATCGAATCAGCCCAACGCGAGGCGTTGGCCTACTTTGCCCGCGACGAGATCTACATGGAGCGGTACCTGACCGCTCCCCGCCATATCGAGATCCAGGTACTGGCCGACACCCACGGCAACGCCGTCTACCTCGGCGAACGTGACTGCTCGGCCCAGCGTCGCCACCAGAAGCTCATCGAGGAGGCGCCCGCTCCCGATCTTCCCGACGACGTGCGGACCGCCATGGGCGAAGCGGCTGTCGCCGTGGCTTTGGGATGCGGATACACCAACGCCGGCACAGTCGAGTTCCTCTACGAGGATGGGGCCTTCCACTACCTCGAAATGAACACCCGACTCCAGGTCGAGCATCCGGTGACCGAGTTGGTGACCGGGCTTGACCTCGTCGAACAACAGCTCCGGATCGCCTCGGGCGAACCACTGGACTTCGGCCAGGACGACGTCACCATCACCGGTCATGCCATCGAGGTGCGCATCAACGCTGAAGACCCGGCCGGCGGGGCGTTCCTGCCCAGTCCGGGTCGGATCGACGCGCTCCGGGTGCCCGACGGCTTCGGCATCCGGTTCGACGGCGGCTACGAAGCGGGCGACGAGGTCAGCCAGTACTACGACAACCTGGTCGGCAAGCTCGTGGTCTGGGGTCGCAGCCGCGATGTGGCCATCCGCCGGACCCTGCGGGCCCTGGCCGACTTCGAGATCCGGGGCGTGGCCACCACCATCCCGGCCGACATCGCCATCTTGGAACATCCCGACTTCTCCGCGGTCGCCCACTCCACCAAGTGGGTGGAAGAGACGCTGGACCTATCCGACGTCTCAGCTGATGCCTGCCCGGCCGGCACCGACGACGTGTCGACGGTTCGCCAGGACATCTCCGTCGAGGTCGACGGGCGCCGCTTCGCGGTGAGCATGTGGGTGCCGGAAGCCGCGCCGACTGTCGGGCCTGCCGCCCGTACCCGGGCCAAGCGGTCAGGAGGCGGCGCCGGCAATCTGGGAAACGGTCGGGTGGCAGTTCCGATGCAGGGCACCATCATCAAGGTGCTGGTCGCTGTGGGCGACTCCGTGGACGCCGGCGATCCGGTCTGCGTGTTGGAGGCCATGAAGATGGAGAACAACGTGGCGGCCGACAAGGCCGGCACAGTGACCGAGGTCCTGGTCGGGCCGGGTGACTCGGTGGGTTCCGGCGACGTGGTGGTGGTAATCGAATAG
- a CDS encoding biotin--[acetyl-CoA-carboxylase] ligase: MAETGSTNADLVARAAAGAQDGLVLRTDHQTAGRGRLDRRWNAPPGTNLLFSVLLRPDWPVERFTLVTSGLAVALVDALGPLFETKAVDVEAMVKWPNDVVLFDRETGLLQGKVAGILAEMVAGPAAVVGMGVNVSWPGPDDPAPPGAVSLVGVGAEVDPSVLLDNVLWSLDRHLTTLGGPDGPTALSEAHRERSATIGRNVRVERDGDDLTGRAVDVAVDGALVVEVADGSTVEVLAGDVVHLRAD, translated from the coding sequence GTGGCTGAAACCGGATCAACCAATGCCGATCTGGTGGCCCGGGCCGCCGCCGGCGCGCAGGACGGCCTGGTGTTACGGACCGACCACCAGACGGCGGGTCGGGGCCGCCTGGACCGCCGCTGGAACGCCCCACCAGGTACCAACCTGCTCTTCTCGGTGCTGCTCCGCCCCGACTGGCCGGTCGAACGGTTCACCCTGGTGACCTCGGGACTGGCCGTGGCGTTGGTCGACGCCCTGGGACCGCTGTTCGAAACGAAAGCCGTCGACGTCGAAGCCATGGTCAAGTGGCCCAACGACGTCGTGCTGTTCGACCGGGAGACCGGTTTGCTGCAGGGCAAGGTGGCGGGGATCCTGGCCGAGATGGTTGCCGGACCGGCTGCGGTGGTCGGCATGGGGGTCAACGTTTCCTGGCCGGGCCCCGACGATCCGGCGCCACCGGGAGCGGTCTCCCTGGTCGGAGTCGGTGCGGAGGTTGACCCGTCGGTCCTGCTGGACAATGTGCTGTGGTCTCTGGACCGACACCTGACCACGCTGGGCGGCCCCGACGGTCCAACGGCGCTCAGCGAGGCTCATCGGGAGCGTTCGGCCACCATTGGTCGGAACGTACGCGTCGAGCGCGACGGGGACGACCTGACGGGCAGGGCGGTCGACGTGGCTGTCGACGGTGCGCTGGTGGTCGAGGTGGCCGACGGATCGACCGTCGAGGTGCTGGCCGGCGACGTGGTCCACCTGCGGGCGGACTGA
- a CDS encoding aminotransferase class IV, translated as MADPTAHDAASSAATGVSWVDGRLLAPGEAALRADDHAIVVGDGVFETTKVVGGVPFALSRHLRRLVRSASGLGLAEPSEGLIRTAIDDVLTADPAAGLLRITWSSGPGPLGSGRGGGPGTLVVSTSGGNVWPTAEQVHLVPWARNEECALTGLKTTSYAENAMALATAQRAGCTEALFRNTAGMLCEGTGTNLFLVVDGRLVTPPLSSGCLAGVTRGLVLELAGREPLITSVGEVEVRDVDPDELLRADEAFLTSATRNVSAISAVTGEVKATFDPAPGPMTARVAEAFDDLEAHIPDP; from the coding sequence ATGGCCGATCCGACCGCCCACGACGCTGCATCTTCCGCCGCTACGGGAGTGAGCTGGGTGGATGGACGCCTGCTGGCGCCCGGCGAAGCCGCCCTGCGGGCCGACGACCACGCCATCGTGGTGGGCGACGGCGTGTTCGAGACCACCAAGGTGGTGGGCGGCGTACCGTTCGCCCTCAGCCGACACCTCCGCCGACTCGTCCGGTCCGCATCGGGCCTCGGCCTCGCCGAGCCCAGCGAGGGCCTGATCCGGACGGCCATCGACGACGTGCTGACCGCCGATCCGGCTGCCGGCCTGCTCAGGATCACGTGGTCCAGTGGTCCCGGTCCGCTCGGGTCGGGACGCGGAGGCGGCCCGGGCACGCTCGTCGTGTCCACCTCCGGGGGCAACGTCTGGCCCACCGCCGAGCAGGTGCACCTGGTGCCGTGGGCACGCAACGAGGAATGCGCACTGACCGGCCTCAAGACGACGTCGTATGCCGAGAACGCCATGGCCCTGGCCACCGCCCAGCGGGCCGGATGCACCGAGGCACTGTTCCGCAACACTGCCGGGATGCTGTGCGAGGGCACGGGAACAAACCTGTTCCTGGTCGTCGACGGTCGACTGGTCACCCCGCCGCTGTCGTCAGGCTGTCTGGCCGGAGTAACCCGCGGTCTGGTCCTGGAACTGGCCGGGCGCGAGCCACTGATCACCTCGGTCGGTGAGGTGGAGGTCCGCGATGTCGACCCGGACGAGCTCCTGAGAGCCGACGAGGCCTTCCTGACGTCGGCCACCCGCAACGTGAGCGCCATCTCGGCGGTCACCGGTGAGGTCAAGGCCACCTTCGATCCGGCGCCGGGACCGATGACTGCCCGGGTCGCTGAGGCGTTCGACGACCTCGAGGCCCACATCCCAGATCCCTAA
- a CDS encoding LCP family protein: MSDGPADGPVDGPADGPDSVEAPSPHVVAPHATVAPPDGPPAREAAPETAYRRTWPQRLLIAANVALAAGLFFGAYRLASFEAAVGSIIRIEVPAGVLADLDVPIGADGTEDDGGSSADPVAAESDEDRPSPPRNILLIGTDSAVGLDDDDPAGWRDRTPGVALADAIMLLRLDPHLGTASLVSLPRDLYVMIHREGVPVREEKLASALLVGGMELGAPTLVETVTRNFGVPIHNFVVIDFLGFEAVVDEIGGVPVWFPHPARDVASGLYITEAGCTSLDGRASLSFVRSRKLELFVDGRWQRVGVWNDLERNQRQQDFLTLALERVADTGARSMIVRDDLIEAAARSVVLDDRLTLRTLLNLGNAFAGFDPSDLGRHVLPVYDDTVGSASVLRLRSDARRVFDVFRGITLRPEDVPVVVVDGRGPVDESVPAHTQLRLKGFPIEAEPGATVASTTVRAHRDRFAAAVLVAQMLTPTPRFDFVDDPAFGDRVELTLGEDFASFLLVPRALREVDALARATLPLRVDEEETSAPEPASVVGMAAWEADTLPVRAGMRVPTEVRTTFDGRRPDGSACS, encoded by the coding sequence GTGTCGGACGGACCTGCCGACGGACCTGTCGACGGGCCTGCAGATGGGCCTGATTCCGTCGAGGCGCCGTCCCCCCATGTGGTGGCCCCCCATGCCACGGTTGCGCCCCCTGACGGGCCTCCTGCCCGAGAAGCCGCCCCTGAGACCGCCTACCGGCGAACCTGGCCCCAGCGACTGCTGATCGCGGCCAACGTGGCGCTGGCTGCCGGCCTGTTCTTCGGGGCGTACCGTCTGGCCTCCTTCGAGGCGGCGGTGGGCAGCATCATCCGGATCGAAGTGCCGGCCGGAGTGCTGGCCGATCTCGACGTGCCGATCGGCGCCGACGGCACCGAGGACGACGGCGGCTCCTCAGCCGACCCGGTGGCCGCCGAATCCGACGAGGACCGTCCGTCACCTCCGCGCAACATCCTGCTGATCGGCACCGACAGCGCGGTGGGACTCGACGACGACGACCCTGCCGGCTGGCGGGACCGCACGCCCGGGGTGGCACTCGCCGACGCCATCATGCTGCTGCGCCTGGATCCGCATCTGGGCACCGCCTCGTTGGTCTCGTTGCCCCGGGACCTCTACGTGATGATCCACCGCGAGGGAGTGCCAGTCCGCGAGGAGAAGCTGGCTTCGGCACTGCTGGTCGGAGGCATGGAACTCGGCGCCCCGACGCTCGTCGAAACGGTGACCAGGAACTTCGGCGTCCCCATCCACAACTTCGTGGTCATCGATTTCCTGGGCTTCGAGGCCGTAGTGGACGAGATCGGTGGGGTACCAGTGTGGTTCCCCCATCCGGCCCGTGACGTGGCCTCAGGCCTCTACATCACAGAGGCCGGGTGCACCTCCTTGGACGGACGGGCGTCGTTGTCCTTCGTGCGGAGCCGCAAGCTGGAACTCTTCGTGGATGGCCGCTGGCAACGGGTCGGCGTGTGGAACGACCTGGAACGGAACCAGCGCCAGCAGGACTTTCTGACCCTGGCCCTCGAACGGGTGGCCGACACCGGTGCCCGATCGATGATCGTGCGCGACGACCTCATCGAGGCGGCCGCCCGGTCGGTGGTGCTCGACGACCGCCTCACCCTGCGGACCCTCCTCAACCTGGGCAACGCGTTCGCCGGCTTCGACCCGTCAGACCTCGGACGTCATGTGCTGCCCGTCTACGACGACACGGTGGGGTCCGCCTCGGTGCTGCGGCTCCGGTCCGACGCCCGCCGGGTGTTCGACGTGTTCCGGGGAATCACGCTGCGACCTGAGGACGTGCCCGTCGTCGTCGTCGATGGACGGGGTCCGGTCGACGAGTCGGTGCCGGCCCACACCCAACTGAGGCTCAAGGGCTTCCCGATCGAGGCCGAGCCGGGCGCCACGGTGGCCTCCACCACCGTCCGGGCGCATCGCGACCGGTTCGCGGCGGCCGTGCTGGTAGCCCAGATGCTCACCCCCACCCCCCGGTTCGACTTCGTAGACGACCCGGCGTTCGGCGACCGCGTGGAACTCACCCTCGGGGAGGACTTCGCCTCCTTCCTGCTGGTACCCCGGGCCCTGCGCGAGGTCGATGCCTTGGCACGAGCGACCCTTCCGCTCCGGGTTGACGAGGAGGAGACCTCGGCGCCAGAACCGGCATCGGTGGTGGGCATGGCCGCCTGGGAAGCCGACACCCTTCCCGTTCGCGCCGGGATGCGGGTACCGACCGAGGTCCGGACCACGTTCGATGGTCGTCGACCCGATGGTTCGGCGTGCTCCTGA
- a CDS encoding glycosyltransferase family 1 protein produces MTTLRVAFLLEQAWHRVPGGTAVAAVESARALAERKDVDLVGLTARHHSGDLPPLLASTDGGPAGSTVAFQEGSLVGSRLPRPVLYEAWHRTGRPRVDRMSGFSGVPPDVVHASGGAVPATGAPLVATIHDLAWRRHPEAATRRGRRMFEGWLADARRADRIVCPSESTRHDLVDAGFDDGRIRVVPLGVVPTHVEPGLPGRLRSRYGIDGPFVLWVGTLEPRKNLDRLVAAMSASATLTDVALVLVGPEGWRTDVARTVEPLGERAVVVGSVDESEKRAWYEAADVFCLPSLHEGFGLPVLEAMAHGTPVVTSAGTATGEVAGDDALLVDPTDVGAIAEALSTVLANAATADRLAAAGRIRAAAHPWSRTAEGLVDVYREVVR; encoded by the coding sequence ATGACGACCCTTCGGGTGGCCTTCCTGCTCGAACAAGCCTGGCACCGGGTACCCGGCGGCACCGCGGTAGCCGCCGTCGAATCGGCCCGTGCCCTGGCCGAGCGCAAGGACGTGGACCTGGTGGGCCTCACCGCCAGGCACCATTCGGGTGACCTGCCGCCGCTACTGGCCAGTACCGACGGTGGGCCTGCCGGGTCAACGGTCGCCTTCCAGGAAGGGTCACTGGTCGGTTCGCGCCTACCCAGGCCCGTCCTCTACGAGGCATGGCACCGGACCGGGCGGCCACGGGTCGACCGGATGTCCGGATTCTCCGGCGTACCACCCGACGTGGTGCACGCCTCAGGGGGTGCCGTCCCGGCGACCGGCGCCCCGCTGGTGGCCACCATCCACGATCTGGCCTGGCGGCGGCATCCCGAGGCGGCGACCCGCCGGGGGCGGCGGATGTTCGAGGGCTGGCTGGCCGATGCCCGTCGGGCCGACCGGATCGTCTGCCCGTCGGAGAGCACCCGCCACGACCTGGTCGACGCCGGCTTTGACGACGGCCGGATCCGGGTGGTGCCCCTCGGCGTGGTTCCAACCCACGTGGAACCCGGCCTGCCGGGTCGCCTCCGGAGCCGGTACGGCATTGACGGTCCGTTCGTCCTGTGGGTGGGCACCCTCGAACCCCGCAAGAACCTGGATCGCCTAGTGGCCGCCATGTCGGCGTCGGCCACGCTGACCGACGTGGCCCTGGTGCTGGTGGGACCCGAGGGTTGGCGGACCGACGTGGCCCGGACCGTGGAGCCGCTGGGGGAGCGAGCAGTTGTCGTCGGATCGGTGGACGAGTCCGAGAAGCGAGCCTGGTACGAGGCGGCCGACGTCTTCTGCCTTCCCAGCCTGCACGAGGGCTTCGGCCTCCCGGTGCTGGAGGCCATGGCCCACGGAACTCCGGTGGTCACCTCGGCCGGGACGGCCACCGGTGAAGTAGCCGGCGACGACGCGCTGCTGGTGGATCCGACCGACGTGGGGGCCATTGCCGAGGCGCTGTCCACCGTGCTGGCCAACGCAGCGACAGCCGACCGCCTCGCTGCAGCCGGCCGGATTCGGGCCGCCGCCCACCCATGGTCGAGGACGGCCGAAGGCCTGGTCGACGTCTACCGGGAGGTGGTCCGATGA